TCGTCGGGTTGCTGGTGACGGCGGCGGCGCTGCTCGGCCTCGGCCTGTGGGGGGTGCCGACGACGCACTTCGTCCCGTCGATGCCAATGCTCGCGACCGGGATGCTGGCCATCGGCGTGCTGGGCGGCAGCGTGAACGGCTCGAGCGGACGCGCCGTGATGCGATGGTTTCACGACAGCGAGCGCGGTCTTGCGATGAGCGTGCGGCAATGCGCGGTGCCGATGGGCGGCGGGATCGGCGCACTGCTGCTGCCGGGAACGGCGGTTCACTTTGGCTTCAGCGGGGTCTTCATCGGCCTGGCAGTGGCGTGCGTGGCCGCAGCGGGCATGGCATGGCTGTGGTTGCTCGAACCGCCGGACGAGCTTCATGGCGCGGCGCGCCCGGCAACGGCTAGCGCCGGTGGGCGTCCTGCTGCCGCCTATACGCCGTTGCGTGACGCCCGTTTGCTCAGCACCGCACTCGGCATGGCCGTGCTCGCCATGCCGCAAATCGCGGTGCTTACCTTCGGCACGGTTTTTCTGCACGACTTCGCGCATGTGAGCGTGCTGACGATTTCGCTGACGCTGGGGGTTGTGCAGACGGGCGCCGCAATCACCCGTGTGTGGAGCGGACGCTTCACCGACAAGCGCCGCAATCGTCCCGCATATTTACGCGCTTGCACGTTGGTGGTCGGCGTGGTGTTCGCGATGCTGGGCGCGCTGGTGGGATTACTTTCGTTACATCCCGAGTGGCTCGCGCACGGCACGCCGGTGATGATCGTGTTGCTGATCGTGGGCGGTGTGGTCGCCTCTGCATGGCATGGCGTAGCCTTCACGGAACTGGCCACGCTTGCCGGGGCGTCCCGCGCGG
This window of the Pandoraea sputorum genome carries:
- a CDS encoding MFS transporter, with protein sequence MNERLCSASAAANRLPATAVPRAPDVAVPQLSRNHRWKVLGVGVAANASFAAAMGGIPATAVQMRSAYALANGDLGLVLGMIGLGIAVSELPWGMLTDRWGDRRVLLVGLLVTAAALLGLGLWGVPTTHFVPSMPMLATGMLAIGVLGGSVNGSSGRAVMRWFHDSERGLAMSVRQCAVPMGGGIGALLLPGTAVHFGFSGVFIGLAVACVAAAGMAWLWLLEPPDELHGAARPATASAGGRPAAAYTPLRDARLLSTALGMAVLAMPQIAVLTFGTVFLHDFAHVSVLTISLTLGVVQTGAAITRVWSGRFTDKRRNRPAYLRACTLVVGVVFAMLGALVGLLSLHPEWLAHGTPVMIVLLIVGGVVASAWHGVAFTELATLAGASRAGTALGIGNTGVFLTMFLTPLAIPLLLSLGGWGLVWAGGLICAALAWPLFVWSHREVKTA